A single genomic interval of Camelina sativa cultivar DH55 chromosome 11, Cs, whole genome shotgun sequence harbors:
- the LOC104726884 gene encoding uncharacterized protein LOC104726884: MLSSSPAVTTAAHAPPSSERYQIPLSLLSSPQIITRRDLFKTLSVCIATPSLTVAPANARGLFQMPPLRLSNRYYLVRAGESDYESLGIINTNPVAKTSVDSGLSEKGKKQTVRAALQLKAMGACDRNCWLWPSITQRAYQAAEIIASINGISRSYIVPEYSFLDARGLGAYEGKKLDSISEVYALDSISMKTKPPPISDGTPNESVSDVFVRVTQLMSILETQYSEDTIVIVSPDSDNLSVLQAGIQGLDLRRHSELYFGPGEVRLLDANSVPVYKQPASAVYECTNPPNCD; encoded by the exons ATGTTATCATCATCGCCGGCGGTCACCACCGCCGCACATGCTCCTCCGTCGTCGGAAAGGTACCAAATTCCTCTAAGTTTACTATCCTCGCCGCAGATTATTACCCGTCGAGACCTGTTCAAGACTCTCTCCGTATGTATCGCCACACCATCACTCACCGTCGCACCAGCCAACGCACGCGGCCTCTTTCAAATGCCGCCTCTCCGTCTCTCTAATCG TTATTACCTTGTGAGGGCTGGGGAATCTGATTACGAAAGCTTGGGGATCATCAACACAAACCCGGTGGCCAAAACATCGGTTGATAGCGGATTATCAGAAAAAGGTAAGAAGCAGACTGTGAGAGCTGCGTTACAGTTAAAGGCAATGGGAGCTTGTGATCGAAACTGTTGGCTCTGGCCTTCCATTACACAGAGAGCTTATCAGGCTGCTGAAATCATTGCCTCCATCAATGGGATTAGTCGCAG CTATATTGTTCCGGAATATAGCTTTCTCGATGCTCGTGGATTAGGAGCTTACGAAGGCAAGAAGCTAGATTCCATTTCAGAA GTGTATGCATTGGACTCGATATCGATGAAGACAAAACCTCCTCCTATAAGCGACGGTACGCCTAACGAGAGTGTATCAGATGTATTCGTGCGTGTGACGCAGCTCATGTCCATTCTCGAGACTCAATACTCAGAGGACACGATCGTCATTGTTTCGCCTGATTCAGACAACTTATCTGTGTTACAAGCTGGTATACAAGGCCTCGACCTTCGGAGGCACTCGGAGTTGTATTTTGGACCAGGAGAAGTAAGATTGTTAGACGCAAACAGCGTTCCTGTGTACAAGCAACCTGCTTCTGCTGTATATGAATGCACAAACCCACCAAACTGTGACTAA
- the LOC104726885 gene encoding bidirectional sugar transporter SWEET5 has protein sequence MTDAHTARTVVGIIGNVISFGLFCAPIPTIVKIWKMKSVSEFKPDPYVATVLNCMMWTFYGLPFVQPDSLLVITINGTGLFMELVYVTIFFIFATSAIRRRITIAMVIEVIFMTVVIFCTLYFLHTTKQRSMLIGVLCIVFNVIMYAAPLTVMKLVIKTKSVKYMPFFLSLANLTNGVVWVIYACLKFDPYILVPNSLGSLSGIIQLILYATYYKTTNWNDEDDHDKRHSNAGIELSEA, from the exons atgacgGACGCCCATACAGCCCGGACGGTCGTCGGAATCATCG GAAATGTGATCTCTTTCGGCTTGTTCTGCGCTCCAAT aCCAACGATTGTGAAGATATGGAAGATGAAATCTGTGTCGGAGTTTAAGCCAGATCCATACGTAGCTACGGTTCTAAACTGCATGATGTGGACATTTTACGGACTTCCTTTCGTCCAGCCCGACAGTCTCCTCGTCATCACCATTAATGGAACTGGTCTTTTCATGGAACTCGTTTACGtcaccatcttcttcattttcgcTACTTCGGCTATCCGC aGAAGGATCACAATAGCTATGGTGATCGAGGTGATATTCATGACGGTGGTGATCTTCTGCACATTGTATTTTTTGCATACAACAAAACAGAGATCTATGCTAATTGGGGTCTTGTGTATTGTTTTCAACGTCATCATGTATGCTGCTCCTCTCACCGTCATG AAACTTGTGATAAAGACAAAGAGCGTGAAGTACATGCCCTTCTTCCTTTCATTAGCCAACCTCACGAACGGTGTCGTTTGGGTCATTTATGCATGTCTTAAATTCGACCCCTATATCTTG GTTCCAAATAGTCTTGGATCGCTATCAGGAATAATCCAACTTATATTATACGCAACTTACTATAAAACAACTAACTGGAACGATGAAGATGATCACGACAAGCGGCATTCGAACGCTGGAATCGAACTTAGCGAGGCTTAA